One Sodalinema gerasimenkoae IPPAS B-353 DNA segment encodes these proteins:
- a CDS encoding heme oxygenase (biliverdin-producing): protein MTSNLATKLREGTKKSHTMAENVGFIKCFLKGTVEKNSYRKLAANFYFVYSAMEEEMERHREHPVLSKLHYPQLNRKESLEQDLNYYFGSNWREVVQPTEGGQGYVNRIRDISNTEPELLVAHCYTRYLGDLSGGQILKKIAQDAMGLQDGQGTAFYEFAEIPDEKAFKAEYRQAMDSLPIDDAQAARIVDEANDAFKLNMVMFEELEGNLIKAIGQMLFNSLTRRRSRNANEPAPVNG, encoded by the coding sequence ATGACCAGTAATCTCGCGACAAAACTCCGGGAAGGCACGAAAAAGTCCCACACCATGGCCGAAAACGTGGGCTTTATCAAATGTTTCCTCAAAGGAACCGTGGAGAAAAACTCCTATCGGAAGCTAGCGGCAAACTTCTATTTCGTCTACTCTGCCATGGAAGAGGAGATGGAACGCCACCGGGAGCATCCTGTCTTGTCAAAACTCCACTATCCTCAACTGAACCGAAAAGAGAGTTTAGAACAGGATCTTAACTATTACTTTGGCTCCAACTGGCGTGAGGTGGTGCAGCCTACCGAGGGAGGACAAGGCTATGTTAACCGCATCCGCGACATCTCCAACACTGAACCGGAACTGTTGGTGGCTCATTGCTACACCCGCTATTTAGGGGATCTCTCCGGCGGACAGATTCTCAAAAAAATTGCCCAGGACGCCATGGGGTTACAGGATGGCCAGGGAACGGCATTTTACGAGTTCGCCGAGATTCCTGATGAGAAAGCCTTTAAGGCCGAGTATCGTCAAGCCATGGATAGTCTCCCCATTGATGACGCTCAAGCCGCTCGCATTGTCGATGAAGCCAATGATGCCTTCAAACTGAACATGGTTATGTTTGAAGAACTCGAAGGGAATCTGATTAAAGCCATCGGCCAGATGCTGTTTAATTCCCTGACTCGCCGTCGCTCTCGCAACGCCAATGAGCCGGCCCCAGTCAATGGCTAA
- a CDS encoding lipid-A-disaccharide synthase gives MTDILILSNGPGEVTTWVRPVVQEIRRQFPQARLSVVLSPCPHASGREAAIARSYPDVDRVQAAEDFWPFLLRGKTAENWDWSDEGVVLFLGGDRLFPVLIGRRLGYRIVVYAEWHGQWYPWVDRFAMATPEAIAQAPPRYRHKLYAVGNLMADAGVMRSPLPPIDSQHPGRIGFLPGSKPLKLSLGVPLTLEIADYLGQQRPELEFVIPVAPSLDLDQLAAYANPDQNSTLAALNWTSAQLIHHQGHPYLKTRQGTRLKLHQEVPPHNLLKQCHLCITTVGANTAELAALGVPMVVLLPTHRLDVMRAWDGLPGLLANLPGLGSGFTTLFSWLTWQWLQRQSGGTRLAWANIWAGEQIVPEFLGQFPPSAIGDTVLDFLDHPQKLEQMRQKLRQVSGSGGAAEKIVNLLDFGRRQ, from the coding sequence GTGACTGATATTTTAATTCTCTCCAACGGCCCAGGGGAAGTGACTACCTGGGTGCGTCCCGTGGTGCAAGAAATTCGGCGACAATTTCCCCAGGCCAGACTTTCGGTGGTTCTTTCTCCCTGTCCCCACGCCAGCGGCCGGGAGGCGGCGATCGCCCGCAGTTATCCTGACGTTGATCGCGTCCAAGCGGCCGAAGACTTTTGGCCCTTTCTCCTCCGGGGCAAAACCGCCGAGAACTGGGATTGGAGCGATGAGGGAGTCGTGTTGTTCCTGGGGGGCGATCGCCTGTTTCCCGTTCTTATCGGGCGACGACTCGGCTACCGCATCGTGGTCTATGCCGAATGGCACGGACAATGGTATCCCTGGGTCGATCGCTTTGCTATGGCCACCCCCGAGGCGATCGCCCAGGCCCCCCCTCGCTACCGTCATAAACTCTATGCCGTCGGCAATCTCATGGCCGATGCCGGAGTGATGCGATCGCCCCTCCCCCCCATAGACAGCCAGCATCCCGGCCGCATCGGCTTTCTCCCCGGTTCCAAACCCCTCAAACTCAGCCTTGGGGTTCCCCTCACCCTAGAAATTGCCGACTATCTCGGGCAACAGCGTCCCGAACTGGAGTTCGTCATTCCCGTTGCCCCCAGTTTAGACCTCGACCAACTCGCCGCCTACGCCAATCCTGACCAGAATTCCACCCTAGCCGCCCTAAACTGGACCTCAGCCCAACTCATCCACCACCAAGGTCATCCCTACCTAAAAACCCGCCAAGGAACCCGCCTGAAGTTACATCAAGAGGTTCCCCCCCACAATCTCCTAAAGCAGTGTCATCTCTGCATCACCACCGTCGGAGCCAACACCGCCGAACTAGCGGCCCTGGGGGTTCCCATGGTCGTTCTACTGCCCACCCATCGCCTCGATGTGATGCGGGCCTGGGATGGCCTACCGGGACTGTTAGCCAATCTTCCCGGACTCGGCTCAGGCTTCACGACGCTCTTTAGTTGGCTAACCTGGCAATGGCTGCAACGACAATCCGGCGGAACCCGTCTGGCCTGGGCCAACATCTGGGCCGGTGAACAGATTGTGCCAGAGTTCCTCGGACAATTTCCCCCCAGTGCGATTGGCGACACTGTCCTAGATTTCCTAGATCATCCCCAAAAACTCGAACAGATGCGACAAAAGCTGCGTCAGGTCTCCGGTTCCGGCGGTGCGGCGGAAAAAATTGTCAATTTGCTTGATTTTGGGAGAAGGCAGTAG
- a CDS encoding sensor histidine kinase translates to MSNSESDIILVVDDTPTNLAVLSEALTTAHYQVAVALDGETALEQVSYKPPHLILLDVMMPGIDGFETCRRLKANPDTADIPIIFTTALSDTVDKVKGLNLGAVDYITKPFQQEEVLARIKVHLQLYHLNHNLDAQVKERTAQLSEALESLQQAQLQLVQREKLSSLGQLVAGVAHEINNPVNFIHGNLIHAKEYIADLLALVNLYQESTPEVTPEVRAFADEIDFDFVKEDLPKLVKSMEVGAGRIQGIISSLKNFSRTNDQEFNETNVHEGIESTLLILSNRLKAKSFRPQIEVRKQYGELPLIDGCSGQLNQVFTNILSNAIDALDESAGNQGQDWHPYIEIHTSLRGEMAAITMSNNGSSIPPEVQEHLFDAFFTTKPQGKGTGMGLSISHQIITQKHGGRLSCEVEGDRVGFIIEIPVQQRLTPPSREPQTASH, encoded by the coding sequence ATGTCGAATTCCGAGTCTGATATCATTTTAGTGGTCGATGATACTCCAACAAATTTAGCAGTATTATCAGAAGCTCTCACCACGGCTCACTATCAAGTTGCAGTCGCTCTTGACGGTGAAACGGCATTGGAACAGGTGAGTTATAAACCGCCCCATCTCATTTTACTAGATGTGATGATGCCGGGGATTGATGGGTTTGAAACCTGTCGTCGCCTCAAGGCCAATCCTGACACTGCTGATATTCCCATTATTTTTACCACCGCTCTCTCGGATACAGTGGACAAGGTGAAGGGACTCAATTTGGGTGCAGTCGATTATATTACGAAGCCCTTTCAGCAGGAGGAAGTGTTGGCCCGGATTAAGGTGCATCTTCAGCTCTATCATCTTAATCACAACTTAGATGCTCAAGTTAAGGAGCGAACGGCACAACTATCTGAGGCATTAGAGAGTTTACAGCAAGCTCAATTGCAACTGGTACAACGTGAAAAACTGTCCTCCTTGGGGCAATTAGTGGCCGGTGTAGCCCATGAAATCAATAATCCGGTCAACTTCATTCACGGGAATCTCATTCATGCCAAAGAGTATATTGCGGATTTACTAGCTCTCGTCAATCTCTATCAAGAGTCCACCCCAGAGGTAACTCCGGAGGTGAGAGCATTTGCTGATGAAATTGATTTTGATTTTGTCAAGGAAGATTTACCAAAATTAGTCAAGTCTATGGAAGTGGGTGCAGGGCGGATTCAGGGCATTATTTCCTCCCTAAAAAACTTTTCTCGGACGAATGACCAGGAATTTAATGAGACGAATGTTCATGAGGGGATTGAGAGTACCTTATTGATTTTAAGTAACCGCCTTAAAGCCAAGTCCTTTCGACCTCAGATTGAGGTGAGAAAGCAGTATGGGGAGTTACCCTTGATTGACGGCTGTAGTGGACAACTCAATCAGGTATTTACCAATATCCTCAGTAATGCCATTGATGCGTTAGACGAATCTGCGGGAAATCAGGGACAAGATTGGCACCCCTATATCGAGATTCACACCTCGCTGAGGGGAGAGATGGCCGCCATTACCATGAGTAATAATGGGAGCAGTATTCCCCCGGAGGTGCAAGAACATCTCTTTGATGCCTTTTTCACCACTAAACCTCAAGGAAAAGGGACGGGGATGGGGTTATCCATTAGCCATCAAATCATTACCCAGAAGCATGGCGGTCGTCTAAGCTGTGAGGTGGAGGGCGATCGCGTTGGCTTTATCATTGAGATCCCTGTGCAGCAGCGTCTCACCCCTCCTTCCCGAGAACCCCAAACGGCAAGCCATTAA
- the queG gene encoding tRNA epoxyqueuosine(34) reductase QueG, giving the protein MSPFSQAPSRSQILQEALNLGFHRVGIAAVTAEPDQAEVEAVTHLQRWLNQGHQADMAWMANPKRQDIRQVLPDVRSVIAVAVNYYTEHSQPEEEDGARISRYAWGRDYHKVLHRRLKQLCRWLENCDPEIQAKYYADTGPVQDKFWAQQAGIGWIAKNGNVITREYGSWVFLGEVVTNLPLEGDRPHTDHCGTCTRCIEACPTAAIVRPAVVDANRCLAYHTIENRSDRLPEDIAKNLNGWVAGCDICQEVCPWNQRFAKPTDVEEFQPYPQNQNPKLSELAQLSEDDWDQRFRASALRRIKPAMWRRNSQQAQTPPD; this is encoded by the coding sequence ATGAGTCCATTTTCCCAGGCCCCCAGCCGCAGCCAAATTCTCCAGGAAGCCCTAAATCTAGGGTTTCATCGTGTGGGTATTGCGGCGGTGACAGCGGAGCCGGATCAGGCGGAAGTCGAGGCGGTGACTCATCTCCAACGCTGGTTAAATCAGGGCCATCAGGCGGATATGGCTTGGATGGCGAACCCCAAACGCCAGGATATCCGGCAAGTGTTACCGGATGTGCGATCGGTGATTGCAGTGGCTGTGAACTACTACACGGAGCATTCCCAACCGGAGGAGGAAGATGGGGCGAGAATCTCCCGTTACGCCTGGGGACGGGATTATCATAAGGTTCTCCATCGTCGGCTGAAACAACTCTGTCGTTGGCTAGAGAACTGCGATCCCGAGATTCAGGCGAAATACTATGCCGATACGGGCCCCGTTCAGGATAAGTTTTGGGCCCAACAGGCTGGGATTGGTTGGATTGCTAAAAATGGCAATGTCATTACCCGAGAGTATGGCTCCTGGGTGTTCCTCGGGGAAGTGGTGACGAATCTTCCTCTGGAGGGCGATCGCCCCCATACAGACCATTGTGGCACCTGTACACGCTGTATTGAAGCCTGTCCCACGGCGGCGATCGTTCGGCCTGCGGTGGTGGATGCTAACCGCTGTTTGGCCTATCACACTATTGAAAACCGCAGCGATCGCCTCCCGGAAGACATTGCCAAGAACCTCAACGGCTGGGTAGCTGGCTGTGACATTTGCCAAGAGGTTTGTCCCTGGAATCAGCGATTTGCTAAACCCACGGATGTGGAGGAGTTTCAGCCTTATCCCCAAAATCAAAACCCGAAACTCTCTGAGTTGGCCCAGCTGAGCGAGGACGATTGGGATCAACGGTTCCGGGCCTCGGCCTTACGACGGATTAAACCCGCCATGTGGCGACGTAACAGTCAACAGGCTCAAACCCCGCCTGATTAA
- a CDS encoding SH3 domain-containing protein, producing MKLAGCLSVLLLTLPPLSYSSLAAPLTESPVRHSVRGIDPLCRQVSSSLEQGLSIRVDPRPDARSIANVAPNERLRLMPDAEEIRGPEGNIWLAVSFPAEGYVDNGPLGSTHLNPCEAFVWGSQLPSTSGASTSQRLDTPSQSDSGSSCRRVIQPEGLTVRQSPSLNGSVLGGVDVEETLRIRLPLRTIVASDGREWVEITAPFDGYVSNGFGDGVSNLGLCR from the coding sequence GTGAAACTCGCTGGTTGTTTATCAGTTCTACTGCTGACCCTGCCCCCCCTCAGCTACAGTAGCTTGGCGGCTCCTCTGACGGAATCCCCCGTTAGACATTCGGTTCGGGGAATTGATCCCCTCTGTCGTCAAGTTTCCTCCAGCCTAGAGCAGGGACTCTCGATCCGCGTTGATCCCCGTCCTGATGCCCGTTCCATCGCCAACGTAGCCCCTAACGAACGTCTGCGTTTAATGCCCGACGCCGAGGAAATTCGGGGGCCAGAAGGCAATATCTGGTTAGCGGTGAGTTTTCCCGCTGAGGGCTATGTGGACAATGGCCCCCTAGGAAGCACTCATCTCAACCCCTGTGAAGCCTTTGTTTGGGGATCTCAATTGCCGTCAACCTCAGGGGCTAGCACATCTCAACGGCTCGATACTCCCTCCCAGAGCGATTCGGGCAGTTCCTGTCGTCGCGTTATTCAACCAGAAGGCTTAACCGTTCGTCAATCTCCCTCCTTGAATGGCTCAGTGTTGGGGGGGGTTGATGTTGAGGAAACCCTGCGAATTCGTTTACCCTTGCGGACTATTGTCGCCTCAGATGGTCGTGAATGGGTCGAAATCACCGCTCCGTTTGATGGCTATGTCTCCAATGGCTTTGGGGATGGAGTCAGTAATCTAGGACTCTGTCGATAA